In the genome of Osmerus mordax isolate fOsmMor3 chromosome 10, fOsmMor3.pri, whole genome shotgun sequence, the window CCAGCGACCTATTCGAGGACGAACAGGCTGAGTTTGCCTGTAACACCCTTCAGCCGGGCTGCAAGCAAGTCTGTTACGACATGGCCTTCCCCATCTCCCAGTACCGCTTCTGGGTCTTCCACATAGTTCTCATCTCCACACCTtcgctcctcttcctcatgTACGCCATGCACCACCACAATAAGAGGACCAGCATCCCTCACCCCACCGGGCAGAACAGCAGCACCCAGGAGGAGGATCTCCACCTGAGGAGGCTCTACATCATCAACGTGGCCTTCCGCATGGTGGCAGAGCTGGGGATGCTGTTGGGCCAGTGGTACCTCTACGGCTTCACGGTGGAGGCCCAGTTCCCCTGCAGCCGTTTCCCCTGCCCCTACACCGTGGACTGCTTCACTTCACGTCCCGCCGAGAAGACCATCTTCCTCTGCTTCTACTTTGTCATCGGAGTCGTTTCGGCCGTTTCCAGCCTTGCCGAGCTGATCTACGCCTCGGTAAAGTGGTTCTGTCCCACCACGCAGTTACAGACGCGGGACTGCCACTGTCAGAACGGCCCAAACCTGAAACAGGaaggggtggagatggaggagaaaccgAGAATGAGGACGATGTCCGAGGGAGGGCGTAGCAGCAGCTCCAGGAAGATCGGACACAAGAGCCCACGATACCAGAACAGTAAGGTGCTCTCAGTGTGAAAGGTCATAGTGCTCCCATCAACCCTGATATTGATAGAGAGTAGTGCTACGCAGTACTGCTGCAGCATTCTGGGACTGTTTTTTACACTGAGAAAACAGGGGGAACacatttccctggaggcctgaggaaagtggttccccccctgtatattacagtctggacatttataaagcaatacagtgatgctggtgatgtatgttactgtgatcattatgtaaCTAGTTGGATAACagaaataaaacacacattttttttgccTCAATTTCTTTGCCTCAAATCTTTTAGCCAAATTTCTTTGTGGCTCAAATCTTTTTGCTTCCATAGTATTTTGACTTGCCAgttaatgcaccccctgctaactctgactaggaaagtccCACATGCATGAAAcgtactctggttactcatactagtcccctcaatgtacagtaagaatcatgtGATGCtgagatatacagaacagaaattaCACGGGGGGTGCAGTTCTGGGCAGGGCTGTATTGTGTCTTGCCAGGAAATACATCAGCGTCAGTAACCTCAAACCTTTTCGGCTGAAATTTTTTTcgatctgaatttcaccattcgaATTTCAGCAGCCTGAATATTATTCTATTTCAAtttcttttattattttttttacattgaaataaattcatatttcagttttaaagaggtgaattccaAACCAACAAATTTGGTGGGGTTTGAATTTcaaaatattaagtattcaatgccttttaaaattcaaaacataatGTCACTGATCTGCTTCCATATATGACACTTTTATGCATACTTCTCACTATGACCATTCTTTCCACAAGGGGGCATCCCTCCACCATTTATTCAATACAAAGGCTCAAAAATGTAAAACCCAGGTTCTCTCACTGGTTGATATATTAGATGCATTAATGCATATATGAAGCATACATGCAGGCCTCCTTGTATTTAAATACCCACTGCCCGTGATACTTAATGGTTACAGCTTGTCTCATCTTTTATCAGGATTTGCCTTGTTGAGCAATAGCATTATCATAGCCAAGTCTTCTAGCTTCTCATAACCCTGGCAACATTACTGTTTGTTGGCCTTATAGTATGGTGTATTTACAATATTACAACACTTACAACATAGCACTTTACAACATAAAAATTACTGTTTTGTAGATTAAGTATTCTAGTAACGTAGAATTTTTTATTTGTTCATAGTTGTTATCTTCAGCTTTTGGTTGTATAATAATCAAGCTGTTTCATGTAATATCAAAAACTACATTGCTTAGATTTATCCAGTGGACTGGTTAAATTGCATTGAATAAGTTGCACTGGTCTGCATTCTAGTGTCATGTAAAATGATACTGGGTTTTTTCTCACATCGTTCAAGTAAACACATGCAGTCCTTCAAAGTTTCTCTGTCTCGTAAGTATTTCTGCTTCCaacacccctccttccttctcttcccctccacacctctcccctcccctcttcttcctgttcCCTGGACGCAGCATATATGCAGATTGCAAGGCGGCGGCTGGTCTTTGATGTGCATGGAACAGAATTATAGATGTCTTTTATATAACCACTCCCTCgctggagagagagtagaggaaagATGCGGATTATCCGTCCAAACTTTTTctctgttcatctctctctccttctttctataactctatctctctctctcccatctctctcagtTTGGAATCCTCAGAGACTCCTATGttggtgcggtgtgtgtgtgtgtaactgaatGTAGGTCATCTGTTCTGTGTAGTTTTTTACACAAATTGAAGGGaagtagaggagagagtgaacatatctcccttcctcccttggtCTCTTGGCCCCTGGACAGACTCCTCAGGGCCCATTCCATTACACCTGTGTCGCTGTTCTCTCTCCAAGGCCCTAGGCATTCTGACTGACAGTTGCCACTGTTTAACATCCATCTCCCAGCTCTGCATGTGTCTCATGTTTTGTCATGTCTTGCTTCAGTGTTAGTTGGCAAGGTCATCCTTTTAAGTGCAAAGTATACACAGTGCCCTCACAACAGGATgcaaaggagtcaggtggctgagcggttagggaatcggcctagtaatctgaaggttgctagttcgattcccggccgtgccaaatgacatgtctttgggcaaggcacttcaccctacttgcctcgggggaatgtccctgtacttactgtaagtcgctctggataagagcgtctgctaaatgactaaatgtaatgtaaatgtaacaacagGATTCAAAGGACATTTTCAGTCTTGTTTAACTTCACCTTCCACTGTTGTAAAAAGGGCCTTAATAGGACCCTGGCTTTGCTTCAAAAGTATGTCCTGTACTTTCTTTAGGCCATATTCTTCTGTATACTTTGGAAATGGAAGGATTCATTTGTTATTATTCCTCAGCTAAATCAAATCAGTTAACAGAACACAGTCCAAACACTGTTTAACAGACCTTTTCTTCTAAATGTATACATAAATAGCTTGTAAAACATGCAAAGAACATTATGGTGGATTGGACTTTGATGGCACAGAAAACCACATGTACATCAAAATGACCCAACTTTAACTTGGTTCATATGTATGTTACTTGCGTATATTCTGTGGAGGGGCGGTGCATTGCAGGTGTTACTGTGGCCTCAGCCTTTCTGCCTGACCTTCCTGACTCTGTCCAGTCACACAGGCAGCCAGCGAGCAACACAGCCCAGGGCGGCTCGGCCCGGCTCAGTGGCGCTCAGTGAGGCGTAGCCCCTGGTCCATGGCGTCACCGAAGGGTACGGGTCACTGCACATCACACCTCTCCActgcatcccctccctcccgtgTTCCATCccgtcccctccatccctcgcttCCCACCCAAGGTCTTTGTGTAGTAAATGTTGCATCGTCACTTAGCTTCCTCTGGCAACTTCCCTTGTTTACTTTCAgcccatttttctctcctcc includes:
- the LOC136950797 gene encoding gap junction delta-3 protein-like: MGEWGFLGGLFDALQAHSPMLGRFWLLLMLVFRMLILGTVASDLFEDEQAEFACNTLQPGCKQVCYDMAFPISQYRFWVFHIVLISTPSLLFLMYAMHHHNKRTSIPHPTGQNSSTQEEDLHLRRLYIINVAFRMVAELGMLLGQWYLYGFTVEAQFPCSRFPCPYTVDCFTSRPAEKTIFLCFYFVIGVVSAVSSLAELIYASVKWFCPTTQLQTRDCHCQNGPNLKQEGVEMEEKPRMRTMSEGGRSSSSRKIGHKSPRYQNSKVLSV